In the genome of Spea bombifrons isolate aSpeBom1 chromosome 11, aSpeBom1.2.pri, whole genome shotgun sequence, one region contains:
- the MMRN2 gene encoding LOW QUALITY PROTEIN: multimerin-2 (The sequence of the model RefSeq protein was modified relative to this genomic sequence to represent the inferred CDS: substituted 1 base at 1 genomic stop codon) yields the protein MARRLSVIVLSVGLMNLVSASVTRHGYDGFSSVGSRLEVHGSSVYNRGLPGHERDLLDQKRTLAGGLSRTLKTVPPNVKDGITPEPEQPVPRRGKWCSVVRSRVVTYVDLCRTEKYVIRSQLPCPNGTPDCQKIMYRLAQKPVYEMKRKAVTSLDWRCCPGFVGTTCELPDPNSIQIPAEFSARPETEEQHPLNQEVSEIMQEIQSQETLLENIQNDIHQASGNLLDLHNALEHNVTIPSNETKLGKMSRDRXIFTVEVFLPHVEHFLKEHFSPMFSSFNKSLQSLSFMVKNLSENVETNRIRLDKFLENTVPKRDFQELGSKFESKIEENMVKLEQMKHDMGSQLHAQQAGIHHNLTMIKAETDVKLKRNQKLQQTQFMQLNLSISELRREQEQFQDDLQEITQNMTELRESCCPRRAETNQHVNETLADHERQLKDLYTESDAAFENISTLEKWFKELRTDFRKNAEEVQVSFMEKSLIMEENKDFLLKQMMELNYTIAGLQESADELFRNCDCQKMTLDILSLEEAQKNFSNLYKDVLYGIEEVRQKEGSSKTSLQNSFEDLSLALQLNRQSLTAQQEQGRNLMNVTTQLQTKAKAFATDVELLKEDNDKIHDHIKLLDSSFSSLLQDATRHDRALEALLGDELLEEFSEDTSETLQMTILQMYQILNETQNRLEKQQQKTDSLVDRVHYLETQPRSRDPLGSSTIFNVQQGVTNDGPFKKRSLVHMEPSHEASMDDETTNGDVAILKNDIKHLSGKMKKLESYFRDGTFCNDTVLNALRPLNVSVGSMKSEIVALRGLFDGHVQSFQKIFGNYEPFISSDTPLDLVKVQAIIDKKMKTKQKGEEPKPKKSDRRWQSDGAAEQTPKQGSSVAFSAGFTDGAEGVKILRFKNILLNYGNVFSAEDNHFTAPYRGVYAFAITVDFGSGNALGHLVFGGREKLALYNSATPQDESVRHSFALVELQKDDKVWFELLHGSIKKNSFGTVLAGYLVFKT from the exons GAAGTGGTGCTCCGTTGTGCGTTCCCGGGTGGTGACGTACGTGGACTTGTGCAGGACAGAGAAGTACGTGATAAGGTCTCAGCTGCCCTGTCCAAACGGGACTCCAGATTGCCAAAAAATTAT gTATCGTCTGGCTCAGAAACCAGTGTATGAAATGAAGAGGAAAGCAGTTACCAGCTTGGATTGGAGATGTTGCCCGGGATTCGTTGGCACGACCTGcgagctcccag ATCCTAATTCTATCCAGATCCCGGCAGAATTCTCAGCACGGCCGGAGACAGAAGAGCAACATCCGCTAAACCAAG AGGTCTCTGAGATAATGCAAGAAATTCAAAGCCAAGAAACACTGCTGGAGAACATTCAGAACGACATCCACCAGGCCTCCGGTAACCTCCTGGACTTGCACAATGCACTAGAGCACAATGTGACAATTCCATCGAATGAGACTAAATTGGGTAAGATGAGCAGGGATCGGTAAATATTTACGG TCGAGGTATTTCTTCCCCATGTAGAACATTTCCTTAAGGAGCATTTTAGCCCAATGTTCAGCAGTTTCAATAAGAGCCTTCAGAGCCTTTCCTTCATGGTGAAGAACCTCTCTGAGAACGTGGAAACCAACAGGATCAGGTTGGACAAATTCCTGGAGAACACGGTGCCGAAAAGAGACTTCCAGGAGCTGGGGTCGAAGTTTGAGTCAAAGATAGAGGAAAACATGGTCAAGCTTGAACAAATGAAACACGACATGGGCAGCCAACTGCATGCGCAGCAGGCCGGGATCCACCACAACTTAACGATGATTAAAGCGGAAACAGACGTGAAACTGAAACGAAACCAGAAACTCCAACAGACTCAGTTCATGCAGCTCAACCTTAGCATCTCGGAGCTCCGGAGGGAGCAGGAACAGTTTCAGGATGATCTTCAGGAAATAACCCAAAACATGACAGAGCTGCGGGAATCCTGCTGCCCGAGAAGAGCAGAAACCAACCAACACGTCAACGAGACTCTTGCGGATCATGAAAGGCAGCTTAAAGACTTATATACCGAGTCGGACGCAGCGTTCGAAAACATTTCCACTCTGGAGAAATGGTTCAAGGAACTGAGGACCGACTTCAGGAAGAACGCGGAGGAGGTTCAAGTTTCATTCATGGAGAAGAGTCTCATCATGGAGGAGAATAAGGATTTCCTTCTGAAGCAAATGATGGAGTTGAATTATACCATTGCTGGTTTGCAGGAAAGCGCCGACGAGCTGTTCAGAAACTGCGACTGTCAAAAGATGACCTTGGACATTCTGTCTCTAGAAGAAGCCCAAAAGAACTTCTCCAATCTCTATAAAGACGTTTTGTACGGGATAGAAGAGGTGAGGCAAAAGGAAGGGAGTTCTAAAACGTCTCTCCAAAATTCCTTCGAAGACTTGTCTCTGGCTCTTCAACTCAATCGCCAGTCACTAACGGCTCAGCAAGAACAAGGAAGAAACCTAATGAATGTCACGACCCAGCTGCAAACCAAAGCCAAGGCCTTCGCAACTGATGTAGAACTTCTGAAGGAGGACAACGACAAAATCCACGACCACATCAAACTCCTCGACAGCTCTTTCAGCTCTCTCCTGCAGGACGCCACGAGACACGACAGAGCCTTGGAAGCGTTGCTCGGAGATGAACTTTTAGAGGAGTTTTCAGAAGACACCTCTGAGACTCTGCAGATGACAATACTGCAGATGTACCAGATTCTGAATGAAACCCAAAACAGGCTCGAAAAGCAGCAGCAGAAAACCGATTCCCTGGTGGACAGGGTGCATTACCTGGAAACGCAGCCTCGGAGCCGAGACCCGCTGGGATCTTCTACGATTTTCAATGTCCAGCAGGGGGTGACGAATGATGGCCCGTTTAAGAAGAGAAGTCTAGTGCACATGGAACCAAGCCATGAAGCTTCAATGGATGATGAAACCACCAACGGAGATGTCGCCATCTTGAAAAATGACATTAAGCACTTAAGCGGCAAAATGAAAAAGCTGGAATCTTACTTTAGGGATGGAACCTTCTGTAACGACACCGTACTTAATGCCCTGAGACCATTGAATGTATCTGTTGGATCCATGAAGTCGGAGATTGTTGCCTTGAGAGGACTTTTTGACGGACACGTGCAATCTTTCCAAAAGATATTCGGCAACTACGAGCCCTTTATTTCCTCTGATACGCCTCTCGATCTCGTGAAGGTCCAAGCCATCATTGATAAGAAAATGAAGACGAAGCAAAAAGGAGAAGAACCTAAACCTAAGAAGAGCGACCGCCGCTGGCAGTCTGATGGAGCGGCAGAGCAGACTCCGAAGCAAG GCTCATCGGTAGCATTCTCCGCCGGCTTCACGGATGGAGCAGAAGGCGTCAAAATTTTAAGATTCAAAAACATTCTCTTGAACTACGGCAATGTTTTCTCGGCGGAGGACAACCATTTCACCGCGCCCTACCGAGGGGTCTACGCTTTCGCCATCACCGTGGATTTTGGTTCCGGAAACGCGCTTGGGCATCTGGTGTTTGGAGGACGGGAAAAACTAGCCTTATACAACAGTGCGACCCCTCAGGACGAGAGCGTGAGGCACAGCTTCGCTTTGGTGGAACTCCAAAAAGATGATAAAGTATGGTTCGAGCTTCTTCACGGCTCAATTAAGAAGAATTCTTTTGGGACTGTCCTGGCTGGGTACCTGGTCTTCAAAACGTAG